Below is a window of Candidatus Rokuibacteriota bacterium DNA.
GCCTCACCGGGCAGGCCCTCGATGTAGAGACCTGGAGGCGTGAGCTCGGCATTCGCCGGAAAGAGCAGTGAAAGGAGGATCAGCCATGGCCACAGTCCTGTTCGTCGTCAGGGCCTCGATCACCCGCGACCAGGAGGCCGCCTTCAACCACTGGTACAACACGGAGCACGCGCCCCAGCTCCTCCAGTTCAAGGGGGCCGTCAGCGCCCGCCGCTACAAGGCCATCCTGGGCGAGGACCGCTACCAGTACATGGCCGTGTA
It encodes the following:
- a CDS encoding DUF4286 family protein; translation: MATVLFVVRASITRDQEAAFNHWYNTEHAPQLLQFKGAVSARRYKAILGEDRYQYMAVYEFESEETFQRFLDSGHLVTLKKEYDAHFGTVSDRVRSAYVQVWP